DNA from Desulfuromonas sp. AOP6:
CGACCTGCGAGAGGCCGAACTTGGAAATGGATCGGACATGCACCAGTCCCGGCAGGCCGGAGACGGCCAGCTCCACGGGCTGGGAAATCTGCATTTCGATTTCTTCCGGCCCCAGGGCCGGGGCGGTGGTGTTGATCTGCACCTGCACCGGAGTGGTGTCGGGAAAAGCATCGACGGGCAGGCGCAGCAGGGACCAGAGGCCGGCGGCAAAGGCCAGCACAAAGCAGAGGACGACGACCAGGCGATTGCGCAGGGCCGCCGCGATGAGTTTTTCCAGCATGGGACCCCCTTTCTAGTGATCGGCGCAGGACGCGCCCAGGCGCGCCTTGAGAACCTCGGATTTGAGTGCGAAACCCTGCCTCGACACCACCTGCTCATCCACCTGCAGACCGGCGGCGACCACGACGAGACCACTCTGCTGCGCCCCCGTGGCAATGCGGCGCAGTTCGAACAGGTCGGCATCCTCCTGAATGAAGACATAGGGGAAACCGTCGATGTGCTGCACGGCCTCGGCGGGAATGGTCAGATTCAGGCCTTCGGCCCCTTCGAGCAGGCGGACGTTGCCATACATGCCGGCCTTGAGGCGATGGTCGGGATTAGGCACTTCGGCCAGAGCAGTCAGGGTGCGGCTGCGCTCGTCCACCTGGGCGCCGACCTGAAAGAGTCTGCCGCTGAACACCGCGCCAGGCAGACCGTCGAAACGGGCCTGCACGGCGGCACCGGGCTGGGCTTGGGCGATGCGGGCCTCGGGAATGGCGAGTTCGATCCACAGGGTATCGAGGTCAGCCACCGTGAAGAGGGGGCTGCCGGCCTGGATGTTCTCCCCTGCCGCCGTGCGCACCTCGGTCACCACCCCGTTAAAGGGAGCCCGCAGGGCCAGGGTCGTGCTGGCCTCCGGCGACTGCATCAGACGGTCGATGTCGCGGGTAGAGAGGCCGAATTGCCGCAGCTGCTGACGATGCTGTTCACTGAGGCTCTGCAGCACCCGGTACTCGGCTTCGGCCTGCTGAAACTCCTGACGGGAGGTGATGCCGCGCTCCAGCAGATCCTTTTCCCGCAGATAGTCGGCCTCGGCCTGCGCCAGCCGGGCCAGTGCCCCGGAAAGCTCGGCCTGCAGGCGGGCGACCTCCGCCATGGCGACCTCGGCCAGCACATCCCCTTTGGCCACGGTGCTGCCCGGCTGCACGGGGACGCGCAGAACCACTCCCGTCGCCAGCGGGGCAATGGTGGCCAGCTTCGTGCGATTGAAGACCGCCCGGCCGGGGACTTCTACCCCGGCGGCCAGCGAGATCTGCTGGGGGCGGGTCAAGCGGATGCCGGCCTTGGCCGCCGCCTCCAGCGTCCCCAGACGAACCTTCATCCCCTGCCCCGGCTGCAGTTCGGCGAGATGGCTACCTTGGCAGAGGGCACATTCCCGTTCGATCACATTGTGTTCTAGACAGAGTTCATCCCCGTCTCCATGGTCGTGGCCCGCATGGGGATCGACGGTCTCGATCTGGCGATGGTCGTGGCCCGCATGACTGTCCACCGGCTCGCTATCGTGGTTATGACCGGCATGGGGATCGACGGCTTTGGCCTGGCCATGATCGTGGCCGGCATGCTCATCCACGGACTCCTTCTCATGGTCGTCATGCTCAGCGTGTTCGTCATGCTCAGCGTGGTCACCATGATTCTCATGGTCATCACAAGCATGGCCGTCGTCGCTGATCAGAGGCATGGTCTCTAGCTCCGGCTGGCCATGGGAGTCTTCTTCAGCATGGTCATGACCGGCATGAGAGCTGGCGTGCTCTTCGGCGGCGATGGCGCTGGGCGGCAGCTCGCCCCCCTTGAACAGCAGCAGACCGCCAAGCAGGGCCAGGGGCAACAAGAAAAAATAAGGGCGTTTATTCATCACTGACCTCTCTGGGTTGATACGGAGGTTAAGGTTTGGTCTTCATTGGCGGACAGGGGTTGACCGAGCTGCTTCTCCAGCTCGGCCCAGGCCTGATGATAGGTTTCCAGACTGTCGATATAACGGCTGCGGGTCTGAAAGAGACTCTGTTCGGCCTCCAGAACCTCGAGAAATCCGAATTTGCCGGCCTTGTAGCCATAGGTGATCGCCTCAAAGCTCCGCTGCACCGCCGGCAGCAGGGTCTGGCGCAACATCGCGGCCTCGGCCTGCGCCGCCAGCAGCCGCTGGCGAAGCGCCCCCAATTCGGTCCGCAGCGCCATTCGCACCTCGCGGGCCTGGGCCGCAGCCTGGGCCTGACGGGAGCGCGCCGCGCCGATGGTTCCCTGCTGACGGTCAAAGAGGGGCAGGCTGAAGGCGACGCCGGCCACCAGGGCCTGGTCACCGCTCTCCTCCATCTGCTTGGCACCCAGGCTCAGGGTCAAATCAGGAATACCGCTGGCCCGGGCCAGCTCCAGGTCGCGCCCGGCCCGCTGCCCGGCAAGACGTTGCCGCTGCAACGCCGGGCTCTGGTCTATTGCGGCCTCGATGTCAGCCCAGTCGGGCAACGGCGGCATCTGCGCAAGGTCGGCGTCAACGGCCACTTCCTCCGCCACATAGGTATCGTCGCCCCACAGAACCCGTAGCGCCATCCAGGCGGCCGCCTCTTCCTGCCGGGCCTGGACCTGGCGCAGCTGGGTTTCGGCGACCAGCGATTCCATCCGCACCCGCTCGATTGCGGCCGATTTACCGGCGGCGATGCGGTCGTCAACGGCCGCGAGCAGCTGAAGAGCGAGTCCATGCTGCTCAGTCGCCAACACCTGCCGCTGCTGGGCCGCGGCCACGGCGACAAAACGCCGGGTCGCCTCCGCCGCCACTTCGGCCCTGGCCGCGGCATAGTCGCTCTCGGCCAGGGCGACATCCGTGCGCCCCAGGGCTTTGCGGCCCGATCTTTTGCCGCCCAGTTCCACCTGTTGACTGAGCATGAGGGTCGTTTCGGCCCGCTGCGTGCCGGAAAACGCGCCGCTGCCGGCGAAATCCTCCATCTCGATGGCGAGTTCCGGGTTAGCCCACAATCCCGCCTGCCGCAGCTCTTGCTGCCGGATTTGAATTTCTTCCGAAAAGACCGCCAGGCGGGGATGGCTTTCCAGGGCCTTGGCCACCGCCGCCGCCAGAGTCAGCGCCGCCGGTGTCTCGGACGCAGGGCTGGCGATTTTGTGAAGTGATACTGGTGTCTGGTCGTAAGTCTGGGCGAGGGCAGTCGACCTTGGGCTGACATCAGTCCCCCAGGCGACGGGCGAGATGGCGACAAGCCCCACTCCGAGCGCAGCACCGAAAGCAACCAGAGCCTTCTTGGGCATGGTTGAACCTCCGTATTTCGTGGTTTTTTAGACAATTAAAATAAAGACAGACGCATCCCGCGGATTTCCAAGGAAACCGGGGGTCACGAGACAAAGGGGGAGGGATGGCTTAATTCAGGAGGACAACGGTGCGATGGATGAGAATGGACTGACTGAGGCGTGGAGGTGGATGAGCCAACAGATCGTTGGTGAGAATCGAGACAAAGACGGGAGCGGCAACAAAGGGCACAGGCAGGGGCAGTGCCGCCGTAGCAAGGTCGTCTGACTGCTGCTGGCGCGAAGAGGTCAATTCGAGGGTAGCCGGAATATCCAGACAGGGACCGCAGTGACTGTCCCCGTCAAAATGACTGGCCTCTTCTTCGTGATGGTCATGCCCGACAGGCAGCGGGCTCTTTTTAGGATTACAGGCCTTGTTACCGGCAAATTCGAGGGCTGTATGGCCGTCAGCGCCGATGCACAAGACGTAACCCTGCACACTCGCCTGCCCAGTCAAAAGAAAGACCAGCAGACAGACCAGCGCCAGCAGATATCGAGGGGGAGATGTTTTCATTAAATGGGATGATAACCGATGGCAGGATTAAAACGCAACCCGTCAGAAAAAGATTTTGCCCGCCCCCTTCTTTTTTTGCGCTAGACTTTCAGAGTATGCCAATACGACATCGGGAGGATTTGCCATGAGCGATCTGATTTTTGAAGAGAGCCGCTGTAAAGAACACCTTGACCACCCCGGCGCCGCCATCCGTCTGCTACTGGAGCCCAAAGATAAAGATCTCGGCGGTTTCACGGTCCGCCGCCTGCTGCCGACCGCCGATCTGCGCTCCGTCGGCCCCTTCATCTTTTTCGACCATCTCGGCCCGGCGGTTTTTGCACCCGGCCAGGGTCTCGACGTGCGCCCCCATCCTCATATCGGCCTGGCCACCATCACCACTGTCTTTGAGGGAGAGATCCTGCACCGCGACAGCCTCGGGCACGTGCAGCCCATCCGTCCCCACCAGATCAACTGGATGACCGCCGGCAAGGGCATCGCCCATTCGGAGCGGACCCCGGCCGAGCTGCGCCGGCAGGGGCACACCCTGCATCTTCTGCAGCTGTGGATTGCCCTGCCCGAAGCCGACGAAGAGACGGAGCCTTTTTTCACCCATTACGATGAGGGGGCCCTGCCGGTGGTCGAGGACGGCAACACCTTGGTACGGGTCCTGATTGGCGAAGCCTGCGGCGTCCGTTCAGCCGTCAAAACCCATTCACCGACCCTCTACCTGGACGTGAAAATGGCCAAAGGAGGACGCTTCACTCTTCCCGACGGAGTCGAGGAGCGGGCGGCCTACCTGGTGGACGGCGAGATTTCCGTGGCCGGCTGCACTGTTCCCCGCCACCATCTGGCCGTGTTTGAAAGAACGGCCGGCATCGAGGTGACCGCCCACCAGGACAGTCATTTCGTGGTCGTCGGCGGCGCCCCCCTGGGACGACGGACCATGTGGTGGAATCTCGTCGCCACCCGCAAGGAGCTCATTGAAAAGACCAAGCAGGCCTGGCGTGACGGCAGCTTTCCCCGGGTACCCGGGGAGACGGAGTTCATTCCGCTGCCGGAGTGAGCAGAGCTTTTTTACGAATCACCCCTCCATCAACAGGATGGCTTCGGCGACCTCCTTGAGGCTCTTGCGCTTATCCATGGCGATCTTCTGCAGCTTGCGGTAAGCCTCGGCCTCGTTCATCCCTTTGGCCATGAGTACGCCCTTGGCCTTGTCCACCTGTTTGCGCGTCTCCAGGGTCTCCTTGAGCTTATGCACCTCGTCCTTGAGGGTGGACACTTCCACAAAATGGTGAATGGCCAGATCGACGGCGGCATAGACCTGTTCGGCCCGCAGGGGTTTGAGGACATAATTCATCACCCCGGCTCGGCGGGCGCGCTCGATCGTCGCGACATCGGCGGTTGCCGTCAGCAGCACCACGGGGATAGAACGAATCTTGCCTATTCTTTCGGCAGCCGTGATGCCATCCATAACGGGCATGGACACATCCATCACGATGAGGAGGGGATTTTTTACCCGGGCCAGGTCGAGGGCCTGACTGCCGTTTTCCGCCTCGACAATCTCATCAAAGCCGTAGTCGGCCAGGATTTCCGCCACCTGGCGACGCAGCATCGGTTCGTCATCAACGACCAGAGCACATTTCATAAACGTGACACCTCCTTGGGAATTGCTTTTCCGTTAATCTTTCAAATGCATTAACAATGCCTAAGTCTACCCCAGGCTCCCCAGGCTGGCCAGAGAAACAAAATGACGGCTCAATCCAGCGGGGCATACGCCCTTGATCATAAGGGCCGTTGAGCCGCAAGGACGAAAACCGGCCCGGCTGAGCAGCGGCGACAGGCCGCTTTCGACCAGAAGATCGGTAAAGAGAGGGGCAGCGGGATTAACCGCGTCCAGAGCCAGCCGCAGGAGCCGGCCGTTTTCCTCCAGGCAGCGGCTGGCCGAGTACCAGGGTCCCAGAACCTGTATATC
Protein-coding regions in this window:
- a CDS encoding efflux RND transporter periplasmic adaptor subunit, with the protein product MNKRPYFFLLPLALLGGLLLFKGGELPPSAIAAEEHASSHAGHDHAEEDSHGQPELETMPLISDDGHACDDHENHGDHAEHDEHAEHDDHEKESVDEHAGHDHGQAKAVDPHAGHNHDSEPVDSHAGHDHRQIETVDPHAGHDHGDGDELCLEHNVIERECALCQGSHLAELQPGQGMKVRLGTLEAAAKAGIRLTRPQQISLAAGVEVPGRAVFNRTKLATIAPLATGVVLRVPVQPGSTVAKGDVLAEVAMAEVARLQAELSGALARLAQAEADYLREKDLLERGITSRQEFQQAEAEYRVLQSLSEQHRQQLRQFGLSTRDIDRLMQSPEASTTLALRAPFNGVVTEVRTAAGENIQAGSPLFTVADLDTLWIELAIPEARIAQAQPGAAVQARFDGLPGAVFSGRLFQVGAQVDERSRTLTALAEVPNPDHRLKAGMYGNVRLLEGAEGLNLTIPAEAVQHIDGFPYVFIQEDADLFELRRIATGAQQSGLVVVAAGLQVDEQVVSRQGFALKSEVLKARLGASCADH
- a CDS encoding TolC family protein; translated protein: MPKKALVAFGAALGVGLVAISPVAWGTDVSPRSTALAQTYDQTPVSLHKIASPASETPAALTLAAAVAKALESHPRLAVFSEEIQIRQQELRQAGLWANPELAIEMEDFAGSGAFSGTQRAETTLMLSQQVELGGKRSGRKALGRTDVALAESDYAAARAEVAAEATRRFVAVAAAQQRQVLATEQHGLALQLLAAVDDRIAAGKSAAIERVRMESLVAETQLRQVQARQEEAAAWMALRVLWGDDTYVAEEVAVDADLAQMPPLPDWADIEAAIDQSPALQRQRLAGQRAGRDLELARASGIPDLTLSLGAKQMEESGDQALVAGVAFSLPLFDRQQGTIGAARSRQAQAAAQAREVRMALRTELGALRQRLLAAQAEAAMLRQTLLPAVQRSFEAITYGYKAGKFGFLEVLEAEQSLFQTRSRYIDSLETYHQAWAELEKQLGQPLSANEDQTLTSVSTQRGQ
- a CDS encoding pirin family protein codes for the protein MSDLIFEESRCKEHLDHPGAAIRLLLEPKDKDLGGFTVRRLLPTADLRSVGPFIFFDHLGPAVFAPGQGLDVRPHPHIGLATITTVFEGEILHRDSLGHVQPIRPHQINWMTAGKGIAHSERTPAELRRQGHTLHLLQLWIALPEADEETEPFFTHYDEGALPVVEDGNTLVRVLIGEACGVRSAVKTHSPTLYLDVKMAKGGRFTLPDGVEERAAYLVDGEISVAGCTVPRHHLAVFERTAGIEVTAHQDSHFVVVGGAPLGRRTMWWNLVATRKELIEKTKQAWRDGSFPRVPGETEFIPLPE
- a CDS encoding response regulator, encoding MKCALVVDDEPMLRRQVAEILADYGFDEIVEAENGSQALDLARVKNPLLIVMDVSMPVMDGITAAERIGKIRSIPVVLLTATADVATIERARRAGVMNYVLKPLRAEQVYAAVDLAIHHFVEVSTLKDEVHKLKETLETRKQVDKAKGVLMAKGMNEAEAYRKLQKIAMDKRKSLKEVAEAILLMEG